The Bacillus sp. Y1 genome includes the window GTACAAAACCAACTAACCTACCCTAAAGGCAAAAAACGGGATGAAAATCCACAGGTGATAAGTGAATATATAACATGGGTCCGTCATAATGGGAAAGAGCTAAAGGGTGACGTGTGGGTTAAAAAAGGACTGAAAGGCAAGGAGCAGTTGTGGATTCAAAATGTCGACTTTGAACCAGTCTTTTATAAAAAAGAAGACGTCCAATATTAAAGTGATTTGGATCTATTACAACATCTTACTATTGAGAGAGCAGAAAAAGAATTATACGAATTTTTTGAAAAAGACAAAAAATCATATAAATTAAGATAAAAAAGTAAACGTTTTCAAAAATAATCCCCTCTATAATAAGGATAAATAAACCACTACTTAGTGGATAGAAAAACTACTACTGTTTTTGGAGGGGAAGTTATGTACAAAAATCCACATTATTTTTCTCATTTGGCTCATGTTGAATTAATTAGTCCAAAACTAGAGGAGTCGGCTGATTTCTTTAAAAATATTATTGGTCTAGAGGTATCCGACCGGACGAAAACCTCCGTGTATTTCCGGGCTTGGGGAGAACACTATCACCACAGTTTAAAAATTACAGCAGGTGAAGAACCTGGATTAGGACATATTGGTTGGCGCGCAGATAGTCCTGCTGCTCTTGAGGAAGCTGCGGCTCATATTGAGAAGCTAGGGCTAGGAAAAGGCTGGATTGAAGGAGATCTTGGTCATGGTCGGGCCTATCAATTTACTTCTCCAGATGGACATTTAGAAGAGATTTTTTGGGATGTGGAGATGTATGAAGCTCCTGCGGTATTAAAAAGCAAATGGAGAAATCGTCCACAAAAAAATCCTGGTCGAGGTATTTCACCACGTCGTATCGATCATATTACTCTGCACAGCAATGATGTCACAAAGGATCGTGAATTCTATCAAAACATTGGATTCCGTTATAATGAAGGAATTTTCTTGGATGCAAACGAGCCTGCAAGTCCAGAAATTGGTGCATGGCTTTCTGTTACTAATCTTTCTCATGATATAGCATTCTTGAAATCTCATACTGGAAAACCAGGCGGATTTAATCATGTTTGTTATGCGGTAGAAAGTAGAGAAGAGGTCTTATTAGCTGCTGATCACATTGTCGAAAGCGGATACAACCTAGCGATGGGTGGACCGACACGACATGCACTTGCAGAAGGTTTTTTCTTTTATGTTGATGAACCAGGTGGAAACAGATTTGAATTATATGCAGGAGCGCATCTCGTGTTTGCACCTGATTTTGGTCCATATAGATGGAGTCTATCAGAGAATCCGAACGATGCTTGGGGCAGAGAAATGCCATGGGATGCATCGGGGAAAATTATTAAATAAGAGCAATAGTGAGGGGATGTACTACAATGTGGCACTTTTTTCCGGATAATTATATGTGGTCCTACCAAGTGGTAAGAATGATTAGTCAATCCTATTTTGGCGGCGGTGAGGTAAATGAAATTCTTGACGCTGCTAGCCGAATGAAGGTCGGTGACTTTGAAAGCTTCCATCAAGAATGGATGAGACTTGGAAATAAAGCTTTAACAACAGCAAATGACGCGATGGATAAAGGATATAAGGAAACAGCTCGATCAGGTTATTTACGTGCGGCAAACTATTATCGTTGCTCTGAATTTTTCCTTCAGCCTGATGACAATAGAAAACTACCAACCTATTTAAAAGCAGTAGATTCATTCCGAAAGGGAGGGGAGTTATTACCGAATCCCCCAAAGGCGATTACTATTCCTTTCGAACAAGCTGTTCTACCAGGTTATTATTTCGAAGCACCTGGTCAGAAGAGAGGACCATTAATGATTATGTTCGGTGGTCTTGATTCAACAGCTGAAGAGCTCTATTATGGTCCAGCTCAATTTCTGAATGAAAGAGGGATTTCGCTCTTAGCTGTAGATGGACCAGGTCAAGGAGGAGCACTTCGTCTCCATCATATTCATTCTCGCCACGACTATAATCTAGCGGGAACTGCAGCGTATGAATGGGCCGTGGAAAACCTGGAGGTAGACCCGAGTCGAATTGGAATTATGGCCGTCTCTATGGGAGGTTACATGGCCGCGAGATGTGCAGCGTTTGAACCGAGATTTAAAGCATGTGCGATTTGGGGAGCGGTGTATGACTATAACGATGTATGGGCAAAACGGCCAGATCATCACCCGTTAGCGAAGATTCTCCAACATATATTTGGAGTAGAAGATATGCCTGCAGCAAGAGCTAAGCTGCAACACTACAACCTAAGGGGAGTAGCAGAGAAAATTCAGATGCCAACATATATCGTACATGGAGAAGATGATCGACAAAACACTGTTGATAATGCCCATAATGTATTTAATGATCTCACATGCCCTCGCTGGTTAAAAATCATTCCAGCAAGTAGTCCAGGCTCATCGCATTGTCAGGTGGACAATATCACAGAAACATACGAAATGTATGATTGGCTGAAGGAGAAACTAGCAAAATAGTTAGGAGGGAAAGGAATGAAGTTCATCACTTTTACCAATCGAGAACAACAACAAAGGGCTGGCATTCTGATGAATGACTCTGTGATTGATCTTAACTTTGCCTCTAATGGTGAACTTCCAGAAACAATGGCAGATTTCATTAAGAATCAATCCCTATATATACCGGTTGTTCAGTCGTTACTAGAGACAAAAGATCTCCCTTCTATTAATCTAAAAAATATACAGCTAACAGCACCACTTCCAAACCCAACTAGTTTTCGGGACTTTGTTGCCTTTGAAACACATGTAAAGAATGCAACCAAGCGTTCGGGTGATACAGTGGCCCCGGAATGGTATGAAATGCCGATCTTCTACTTTTCTAATCCAAATGCCATGAAGGGTCCGGAAGAAGAAGTGAAACGACCTTCAAGATGTATACGCCTCGACTATGAACTTGAGCTTGCCTGTGTGATTGGTAAAGAAGGGAAAAATATAAAAGCGAGTGAGGCGGAAGATTATATTTTTGGCTATACCATATTAAATGACTGGTCTGCAAGAGATATTCAAATGAAAGAAATGAAAGTGTTATTGGGACCTGCAAAAGGGAAGGACTTTGCAACATCCATTGGTCCCTACATTGTAACAAAAGACGAATTGGAACCATACCGAGTGGGGCAACGTTTTAATTTAGAGATGACTGCAAAGGTGAATGGGGAAGTTCTTTCTAAAGGAAATTTTAAAGATATTTATTATACCTTTGGTGATATGATCGAGCGAGCTTCCGAGGATGTGACTCTTTACCCTGGAGATATTATTGGTTCAGGCACAGTTGGATTTGGATGCCTGATGGAGCTAGGTACAGAGGTCCATCGCTGGCTAGAACCTGGCGATGAGGTAGAACTTACGATTACAGGCCTTGGTTCTCTTACAAATAAAATCATTTGAATATGGTTAGGGGGAGCGTATGAGGAGAATAGTGGACCTGAGTGTATCAATTGAAGAGGATATAAAGGATCCTCTTCCTTTTTCCATTCGTTACGAAACACATGAGGAAGGAGCAGAGTTCGGAGCCAAATTAGTGGGCGTGACTCCAGACGATTTTCCTGAGAGGAAGGGATTAGCTGGAGAGTTCCTTTCTCTAACAAGTCATGCTGGTACTCATGTGGATGCCCCTTGGCATTACTGGCCCACATCAGAAGGGAAACAGGCCCGTACCATTGATGAAATGCCACTCGAATGGTTTTTTAACGATGGAGTGGTCCTTAACTTCACAGAAAAACCAGCTGGATATGCAGTAACGGTTGCAGATTTACAAGAAAAGCTTAAGGAAATGGACTATCAGCTAAAGCCTTATGATATTGTAATGATTCGTTGTGATGCAGATAAAAAAAGATATGAACCTTCCTATAGCGAAATTCATGTTGGGGTAACGGCTGAAGCCACACTTTGGTTAATTGAGCAAGGAATAAAGGTGATGGGGACAGACGGATGGGGATGGGACACTCCTTTATCCATTCAGGCAGCTGATTATTTGAACAACCCACGTCCTGGGGTGTTATGGGCAGCCCATTTCGCAGGTAAGGAAAAAGAATATTGTCAAATTGAAAAACTAGCAAACTTAGATCAGCTGCCTTCGTTTGGATTTAAAGTGTCAGTGTTCCCGGTGAAAATTAAAGGAGCTAGTGCTGGGTGGACTAGGGCGGTAGCTATCATAGATGAAATGAAATGAAGGTGAAAGAAAAGTTACTAATTGAATATTGAGGAGGTCCTTAGCTATGACAAATCAATATGTAAAAAAAGTACTTATAGTTGGTGGTGGAATAAGCGGGTTGGCCGCTGCCATTGCACTTCACAAAATTGGTATTGAAGCCGAAATAGCTGAAAAACAATTAGAATGGGATGTGTATGGTGTTGGAATTATTCAACCGCCCAATGCTCTAAGGGCACTGAATGAAATTGGTTTAGCAGAAGCTTGCATGGAACAGGGAACGTCTTATTCTGGTTTCGATTATTATACTGGAACAGGTCACTTTATGTTCTATGGTCCATCGCCAACCATTCAAGGATACCCTGGAGTTAATGGGATTTCAAGAAAGAAATTGCATCATATTTTGATTCATGCTGTTCAAGAAATTGGAACAAAAATCTATTTGGGAACTACGGTTAATCAACTGGACAACAAGGCAGAAGGTGTTACAGTTGAATTGAGCAATGGAATAACGGCAACCTATGATTTGGTAATAGGTTCGGATGGAAGTAATTCGAAGGTCCGGCAGTTGTTGTTTGGTGATATAACCCAGCAATATAGTGGTCAGGGAGTTTGGAGATATACACTTCCAAGACCTAAAGAAGTAGACAAAGGGTTATTCTAT containing:
- a CDS encoding VOC family protein; its protein translation is MYKNPHYFSHLAHVELISPKLEESADFFKNIIGLEVSDRTKTSVYFRAWGEHYHHSLKITAGEEPGLGHIGWRADSPAALEEAAAHIEKLGLGKGWIEGDLGHGRAYQFTSPDGHLEEIFWDVEMYEAPAVLKSKWRNRPQKNPGRGISPRRIDHITLHSNDVTKDREFYQNIGFRYNEGIFLDANEPASPEIGAWLSVTNLSHDIAFLKSHTGKPGGFNHVCYAVESREEVLLAADHIVESGYNLAMGGPTRHALAEGFFFYVDEPGGNRFELYAGAHLVFAPDFGPYRWSLSENPNDAWGREMPWDASGKIIK
- a CDS encoding alpha/beta hydrolase family protein; this translates as MWHFFPDNYMWSYQVVRMISQSYFGGGEVNEILDAASRMKVGDFESFHQEWMRLGNKALTTANDAMDKGYKETARSGYLRAANYYRCSEFFLQPDDNRKLPTYLKAVDSFRKGGELLPNPPKAITIPFEQAVLPGYYFEAPGQKRGPLMIMFGGLDSTAEELYYGPAQFLNERGISLLAVDGPGQGGALRLHHIHSRHDYNLAGTAAYEWAVENLEVDPSRIGIMAVSMGGYMAARCAAFEPRFKACAIWGAVYDYNDVWAKRPDHHPLAKILQHIFGVEDMPAARAKLQHYNLRGVAEKIQMPTYIVHGEDDRQNTVDNAHNVFNDLTCPRWLKIIPASSPGSSHCQVDNITETYEMYDWLKEKLAK
- a CDS encoding fumarylacetoacetate hydrolase family protein, which codes for MKFITFTNREQQQRAGILMNDSVIDLNFASNGELPETMADFIKNQSLYIPVVQSLLETKDLPSINLKNIQLTAPLPNPTSFRDFVAFETHVKNATKRSGDTVAPEWYEMPIFYFSNPNAMKGPEEEVKRPSRCIRLDYELELACVIGKEGKNIKASEAEDYIFGYTILNDWSARDIQMKEMKVLLGPAKGKDFATSIGPYIVTKDELEPYRVGQRFNLEMTAKVNGEVLSKGNFKDIYYTFGDMIERASEDVTLYPGDIIGSGTVGFGCLMELGTEVHRWLEPGDEVELTITGLGSLTNKII
- a CDS encoding cyclase family protein, whose amino-acid sequence is MRRIVDLSVSIEEDIKDPLPFSIRYETHEEGAEFGAKLVGVTPDDFPERKGLAGEFLSLTSHAGTHVDAPWHYWPTSEGKQARTIDEMPLEWFFNDGVVLNFTEKPAGYAVTVADLQEKLKEMDYQLKPYDIVMIRCDADKKRYEPSYSEIHVGVTAEATLWLIEQGIKVMGTDGWGWDTPLSIQAADYLNNPRPGVLWAAHFAGKEKEYCQIEKLANLDQLPSFGFKVSVFPVKIKGASAGWTRAVAIIDEMK
- a CDS encoding FAD-dependent oxidoreductase — encoded protein: MTNQYVKKVLIVGGGISGLAAAIALHKIGIEAEIAEKQLEWDVYGVGIIQPPNALRALNEIGLAEACMEQGTSYSGFDYYTGTGHFMFYGPSPTIQGYPGVNGISRKKLHHILIHAVQEIGTKIYLGTTVNQLDNKAEGVTVELSNGITATYDLVIGSDGSNSKVRQLLFGDITQQYSGQGVWRYTLPRPKEVDKGLFYYGQKAKAGLVPMSDDEMYLLVTTHEPDNPRFPNDQLHVLLQERLAEFGGIIAEARNMIVDPSLVVYRPIFSHFVEGPWYKGNVVLVGDAAHGTAPHLGQGASIAIEDVIVLADILKHDLDIQETLRVYMDKRYDRCKLIVDHSNQLVEWELLTWSGKMNDGGRIGAFVNETLIKMNEPFLTEVNRPIG